Genomic window (Bacteroidales bacterium):
ATTTTCCCTTCAAAAAAAGCTTTTTCAATAGCGCATTTTGCAATATCGCCATCATAATAAACATAAGCGCAATATTTTTCTTTACTAACCATAGGAGTTAAAAATTCCTTATCATCATCCACTACAAAAAATCCATGTTTTTTTATGGCTTTAATTCCTTCGGGAGTAAGATATTCTTTATAATAAGGATATAATTCTTCAAGAATAGGTAGTTCGCTTTCTTCAAGCGGAGCGCCTGCATCGCCTGCAACACAACACTCTCCTTTGCATTTCGATAAATCGCAGACAAATTTCTTATCCACGATGTTTTCCGAAACTAATGTGTTTTCAATAATTATCATTTTGCAAAAATATAATTTTAATAAAATTCTTATTGAAATATTTTAAAATACATTTCTATTGATGAAGTCATTTAGAAAAAATCTTCTAATTTTGCTTCTTAATTCCTCCTCTATGAGCGATTCAATAAAGCATGAATGCGGCATTGCCCTTATCAGGCTGTTAAAACCTCTTGAATATTACCTTGCAAAATATGGCACAACATTCTATGGTTTAAATAAGCTTTACCTTTTAATGGAAAAGCAACATAACCGTGGACAGGATGGCGCCGGTATTGCAGGTGTAAAGTTTGATGTTGATCCCGGATATAATTATCTCGACCGTTTGCGTTCAAACACATCAACACCAATAAAAGACATATTTGATAATATAAATCATTCTTTAGAAAAAATTTATAATAAAAATCCCGAACGATTAAACGACACAAGGTGGCTGAAACATAACACAGAATTTTCCGGAGAATTATTTTTAGGACATTTGCGTTATGGGACTTTTGGTAAAAATAATATTGAAAGTTGTCATCCTTTTGTAATACAGAACAACTGGCTTAGTAAAACTCTTGCTGTTGCCGGAAATTTCAATCTCACCAATGTTGATGAGCAGTTTGATAAATTATTAAACCTGGGACAACATCCAGTAGAAACAACAGATACAGTTACAATTCTTGAAAAAATAAGTCATTATGTTGAAGGGCACACGGATGATCTGCTTAAACAATATAGGGCACAAGGGTTAACAAAAAAAGAGATATCGCCGCTTATTCAGCAAAATATGGATATTCAACATATCCTTACCAAATCATGCCGCGATTGGGATGGCGGGTACGTTATTGCCGGA
Coding sequences:
- a CDS encoding DUF3109 family protein translates to MIIIENTLVSENIVDKKFVCDLSKCKGECCVAGDAGAPLEESELPILEELYPYYKEYLTPEGIKAIKKHGFFVVDDDKEFLTPMVSKEKYCAYVYYDGDIAKCAIEKAFFEGKIKFRKPISCHLYPVRITQLRDVDAVNYHQWDICKCACELGEKKNVPVFRFLEEPLKRKYGEEWYRALEAAENLRKL
- a CDS encoding amidophosphoribosyltransferase, whose translation is MSDSIKHECGIALIRLLKPLEYYLAKYGTTFYGLNKLYLLMEKQHNRGQDGAGIAGVKFDVDPGYNYLDRLRSNTSTPIKDIFDNINHSLEKIYNKNPERLNDTRWLKHNTEFSGELFLGHLRYGTFGKNNIESCHPFVIQNNWLSKTLAVAGNFNLTNVDEQFDKLLNLGQHPVETTDTVTILEKISHYVEGHTDDLLKQYRAQGLTKKEISPLIQQNMDIQHILTKSCRDWDGGYVIAGLFGHGDAFVMRDPWGIRPAFYFKNDEIVVVASERPAIQTAFNLPVEAVKELTPGNAIIIKKDGSCNEVSCREPHEKKACSFERIYFSRGTDKNIYQERK